The DNA sequence CATTGGGTAGCTTTACAAGTTGAATCTCCAGCGGATGTAAATATCACTTCCGTTGCGGATAAATCAAGTGTTAATTATCCTCTCCAAAACGCTCAAGACATACCTCTTCCAGTTCAAGTTACAAATATAACTGCAAAGGTCGTCGGAAGTGTGGTCAAGATAAAGATAAGAACACAAACTGAGCGAGATGATTTCCTTGGTTTCAATATATACCGAAGCAAGGAAAATACAAGTTATGTTCTTGTTGGTTCTTACTTGAATCATTCAGCGTTGAAAGCTAAAGGGCTTGGTCCTTATGGTGGTGAATATGAGTTTGTGGATAAGGTGGTTGAATCTGGCAAGTATTTCTACAAGATTGAGGCGGTTGGAAGGAATGGGAGTAAAGAGTTGGATGTTGTGCAAGTTTTGATTGATATACCGAAGAAGTATGTTTTGCATCAGAATTATCCGAATCCATTTAATCCGACGACGACGATAGAGTTTGAATTGCCTGTATCTGCAAATGTTGTTTTAGAACTTTATAACATTTCAGGTCAGAAGGTGAAAGAGTTGTTCAGTGGTAAATTGCCAGCTGGATATCACAAGGTGGTGGTTGATGGGCGAGATTTAGCAAGCGGAGTTTATTTCTATGTTTTGAGGGCTAATGATTTCGTTGGTGTTAAGAAGATGGTCTTGGTGAAGTAAGGATTAATCATCCTTGTTTTTGTAGCCCCTCTTTACCTTCGGGTAAAGAGGGGTTTTTTGTTTTTGAATGAGTTGAAGAATTTTTGATAATTTCTGGCGCGTTTTTATATTTGATTTTGAAAAAATAAAACTAACTTAAATTTTACGAACTTGGGAAAGTCAACTTCCAAGATAACTTCCGCGATAAAGAAAGAAATTGCTGAGTTAGTAGATAGTTGGATAAAAAAGTATTTTTCTACTGATGATTTTGCCGAAATAAAGGAGATATTGGCAAAGATTGTAAGTGAGCAAATTGCTCTTGCTGAAGCACGGAGAAAGACGGAAGAGAATTTGAAATTGTAAGTGCGAATTATTCAAAAATCGTTTGCGTTTTAGTTGCACATTTTGTTTCAAATAACTTGCTGAAAATAAGGAAATTATAGTCAAACAAACTATGAATGGTAAATTAAAATGTCAGTTTGTGAATTTAGGGGGAGAGAGCAATTATTTTTTGAAAATTTTGATCTAAATCCGAGAGGAGTCGTTTTAAAAATTAAAAAAAATTTATGGAACGGAAATGAAAAAAATTGTCCTGTTATTCCTCGTATTTTTAGCATTGCCTTACAAATCAAGTTCGCAGGGCTATTTAAGAAATGATAGCGTTGCTACGCATACCTCTGGTATAACGATTAACGAGGTATCAGCAAGATCAGCGATAGTTGATTTTAATGCGGATGGTTCTACTTCTACGACTACAGATAGAGATGAATATATAGAAATCGTTAATAGTTCAAGTGAGCCGATTGATATAAGTGGTTGGATTTTGGGAGATAACAATTACAATTACACGATACCTTCTGGAACAGTTTTAGGTCCAGGAAATGCTCTCGTTGTTTTTACAAATAATGCTGATGTTTCAAATTTTGATCCAGGTCCAGGAAATATAGTTTTATCAGTTCCGACTACTTCTTTTGCGTTAGCTAACACAAACGATGCTGTTGGTTTGAAGAACTCGTATGGTTTATATATAGAAGTTTATTGGGGGACTGGCACATTAAATAGTACATTTACTTCTGGTGCAACACTTGTTGGAAGTAGAGTCAGATTAGAATCTTGGAATGAGGGTCAATCGCAGACGCGAAATCCTGATTATACAGGTAGTTGGATACAGCATCCGACTATATCAGGTGTTGTGAATTGGTCAAGGAACAATCCAACAAGAACTTTAACTAATCCGAAGGGATCACCTGGTAGGTATAACTATGCTGACATTCCATTGCTTGTTGATTTTAAATTTTTAAACGAAGTTCCAAATTCATTTGCTTTATATCAAAATTATCCGAATCCATTTAATCCGATTACGACGATTGAGTTTGATATAGCGAAGGAGGCAGATGTTAAATTTGAGATTTTCAATCTTAGTGGGGAAAAAGTTGTTGAGTTAATAAACAAAAGATTAAGCGCTGGTCGTTATAGCGTGGTAGTTAATCTTGGTGATATGCCAAGTGGAGTTTATTTCTACAGGTTGAAAGCTGGTGAATTTATCGGGGTTAAAAAGATGATTCTTGTTAAGTGATTGATAATTTGGGGCTTGGTGCGGAAGGGTTTTGTGAATCTTGTTATTGAGATAAAAAAAATCTTGACTTTTTCTTTTTTTGATATTATATTTATAGTGGTTTTTCCGCGGTAGCTCAATTGGCAGAGCAGCTGGCTGTTAACCAGCGGGTTGCAGGTTCGAGTCCTGCCCGCGGAGCTATTGCGTTTGTTAGTTTTAAGATAACTTCCTTCTATCAAAGGGGTAAGTTTAATTGTGTTTTGAGACGAATTTATTTGCTTTTTCTTTTTTCAATGATTTTTGAAAGTCGTTGCTTAAACAAATCTTTCAAGGCTTTTTCAGGTATTGGATTGGGTTTTTAGCATTTGTTTTAATTTTTTCTCGCCATGTTCTTTAAGAAGCATTCCGAAAGTGGAAGGTTTTTTGTTTGATTTTTTTCTGATTCGTTGAGATAGTGTTCTATTCAGTATAATTTCGCTGTCATTTTTGTAAATTAATTAATGTTGTCTGCTGCCTGATCTTTTAGCTTAAAAAACTTTGCAGTGTAGGAAATTTATTTTTAAATTAAGGCAAATAAAATTATGCGAAGTAAATGCCTGAATTTAGACAAAACAGGGCAACAAAGAATTGGGTGATCGTCGCAACAGAGCGAGCTAAAAGACCGCATGATTTCCTTGTCAAGGAAGAATTGAAGCAATTACCTGAATTTGATCCGAATTGTCCGTTTTGTCCTGGCAATGAGCAAATGACTCCACCTGAAGTTTTAAGGGTTGATAAAAACAATCAATGGCAAATAAGGGTTGTCCCAAATAAGTATTCGGCGCTTGTATCAGATATTGAATTGAAAAGAGAAATGAAATTTCAATTCTTCAGGAAGATAACTGGCTATGGGTTTCATTATGTTATAATTGAAACGCCGAAGCATAATTTAACCATTGCAACGATGACACCAGAAGAGGTTTGCGAAATTTTTAAAACTTATTTGAAACTTTACAAAAAGTTCATGTCTGAATCAAATATCAACACCGTTATAATTTTCAGAAATAACGGAAAACGAGCAGGGACCTCACTTGAACATCCACATTCGCAGTTAATAGCAAGCCCAATTGTCCCAACTCACATTAGACATTTACTTGAAGAGGCAACAAGATATTATGATGATCATGGCAGTTGTGTCTTTTGTGATATGATAAAAATTGAAATATATTCCAATGAGAGAGTCGTATATGAAGATGAAAACTTTGTTGTAATTGAGCCGTTTGCTTCTATTTCTCCGTTTGAAACTTGGATTATGCCGAAAAAACATAATGCTTGTTTCGGAAACATCACGGAGGCTGAAGCTTGTGAAATTGCCTTTGTTGTTTATTTGGTCTTGAGGCAACTTTATGAAAAACTTAACAATCCTGATTATAATTATGTGATCCATTCATCTCCATTTAAAGACGCCAACGAAGAATTTTATCATTGGTATATTCAGATTTTACCTCGGCTTACTATTCCAGCTGGTTTTGAGCTCGGGTCGGGAATTTATATCACCACTGCTTTACCTGAGGAAACAGCAAAGTTTTTAAAAATAAATAAAGGTGCAAATTAAATGCGTCTTGAGGCTTGTCCACACTGTGGCAAATTCGGAACATTGCATAGGTCAAGGTCAAGAAATATGTATGAAAAATTGGTTAAATTTTTTCTGCCATACAAAATTTACAAATGCAGTGAATGTGGATGGCGTGGATTTAGATATATTGGATGGACGACGAAGATCTTTGGAAGTGGTGTCAAAGGGAGAAGAAGAATCGCTAGATGGAAATTATATCTGTTCATTTTCATAATCTTTGCTTTGGTGTTTTTTGCTTATAGAAATTTTGAAAAGATAGGCACAACGCTTGCACCAATTGTTAAAGAAATTTTGCAAAGGTGAAAATGAACAAGAGAGAACTTGCAATTGAACTTGGTTTGACTTCTGAGGAATACGACAGGATAATTCAACTTATAGGGCGTGAACCTACTGTTGAAGAGCTTGGGATGTTTAGTGTGATGTGGAGCGAACATTGTAGCTATAAAAATTCCATCGCTGTGCTTAAAACTTTGCCAAGAAGCGGGGGAAGATTGCTCGTTTCAGCGGGAGAAGAAAACGCTGGGCTTGTAGATATAGGTGATGGACTTGCGATCGCTTTTAAAATTGAATCTCATAACCATCCGTCGGCAATTGAACCATATCAAGGTGCAGCAACTGGAGTCGGTGGGATATTGAGAGATATTTTTACAATGGGAGCGAGACCGATTGCGATTGTGGATTCACTTAGATTTGGAGATTTGTCAAATCCCCGTGTTAAGTATCTCTTTAATGGCGTCGTAAAAGGTATAGCTGATTACGGAAATAGTTTCGGATGTCCAACTGTGGCAGGTGAAGTTTACTTTGATAAAAGTTATACTCAAAATCCACTTGTAAATGCGATGGCTGTTGGGATCGTGGAGCATGACAGAATTGTTCGCGCTGTTGCGAAAGGTGAAGGTAATCCTGTTTTAATAGTCGGATCAAGCACAGGACGAGATGGGATCCACGGAGCAACCTTCGCATCTGAAGAAATAAGCGAAAAATCAGAATCAAAGAGACCATCTGTTCAAGTTGGGGATCCGTTTGCGGAAAAACTTTTACTTGAGGCAACACTTGAAGCGATAGAAACTGGCTATGTCGTCGGAATTCAAGATATGGGCGCAGCAGGGATAACTTGTTCAACTAGTGAAATGAGCGCAAGAGGAAAAAGTGGTATGGAGATAGACCTTGACCTTGTTCCAGTTCGTGAGAAAGGGATGACAGCTTATGAAATTTTGCTTTCGGAATCACAAGAGAGAATGTTAATGGTGGTGCAAAAGGGATTTGAAGATAAAATAATTGAGATTTTCAAAAAATGGGATTTAAATGCTTCCATCATCGGTCATGTGACAAGCGATGGTATGTTGAAGATAAAAAAAGATGGAAAAATCGTTGTTAACATTCCTGCGGATTCCCTTGTCGTCGGAGGTGGTGCACCTGTTTATTATAGAGATTCAAAAGAGCCAGAATATCTTAAAAAAGTTAGAGATTTTAATCCATACGAGATTCCTCAACCAAGCGATTTGAACGAAGTATTTTTAAAATTGATCTCTTCTCCGAATATAGCAAGCAAGGAATGGGTTTATCAGCAATATGACACGATGGTGAGAACAAATACTGTTGTTTTGCCAGGCGGGGATGCATCTGTTATAAGAATTAAGGAAACGAATAAAGCAATTTCAATTAAAGCAGATTGCAACGCAAGATATGTTTATCTTAATCCATATCGTGGTGCGATGATAGCGGTTGCGGAATCAGCAAGAAATGTCGTTTGCACAGGAGCAGAACCAGTTGCAATTACAAATTGTCTGAACTTTGGAAATCCGTATAAGCCAGAGATATTTTGGCAATTTAAAGAAGCAGTCCGTGGAATGGGCGATGCTTGTAGATTTTTTAACACTCCAGTAACTGGTGGTAATGTAAGCTTTTACAATGAAAGTCCCGATGGAGCTGTTTATCCAACGCCAGTTATTGGGATGCTTGGAATTATTGATGATTTAAAGTTTGTGACAACTGCAAATTTCAAAGAACCAGGAGATATCATCGTTCTTCTTGGAAAAAATACTGACGAGATTGGTGGGAGCGAGTATCTTGCTTGGATTTATGATAAAGTTTTAGGTGATGCACCAGAAATTGATCTTGAACTTGAAAAAAAAGTTCAAAAGGCATGTCTTGAAGGTATACGGCTTGGGCTTGTGAAGTCCGCGCATGATGTTTCAGATGGTGGTATTGCTGTTGCACTTGCTGAATGTTGTATAATTGATAAGGAAAATATTTTAGGTTGTGAGGTTAAACTTAAAGATGAAATTCGCCCGGACTTCTTATTGTTTGGTGAGGGTCAGTCAAGAATAATAGTTACCGTCGTTCCCGAAAATTTGAGAAAGTTTGAAGATATATGTCTTGCCAATGAAGTTCCATATTCTGTAATTGGGGTAGTAACGGAAACGAAGAAGATAAAGATAAACGATTGGATTGAACTTGATATTGAGCAAGTTGCTGATTTATACTATAACTCAATCCGAAGGATTATGGAGGTTGTTTGAAAAAAAATTTGTGGGCCCTGGAGGACTCGAACCTCCGACCCGCTGATTATGAGTCAGCTGCTCTGACCAACTGAGCTAAGGGCCCGTTGAATGTTCGGTATTAATTTAAAAAATTTGAACGAAAAAGTCAAGATTTTGCTTTTTTTGGTTAAACAAAATTACACAAAAACGCATGGTTTCAAGATTACGCTCAATAGATTGGTTTGATGGAAAAGTGAGATTTATTGACCAAACAAAATTGCCAACGGAACTTGTCATAGTTGAAACGGATGATCATAAGGTTTTGATTGAGGCGATAAAGAAGCTCAAGATCCGTGGGGCTCCAGCTATTGGGATCGCTGCAGGATTTGGGATTTACCTTGGAATAAAGAACTTTAATGAAGATGACAAAGAAAAGTTGAAAATTTCTTTTGAAAATGTATGTGATGAATTTGCAAAGACGAGACCAACGGCGGTAAATTTGTTTTGGGCTATTGAAAGGATGAAAAATGTATTTCATAAAAATTTTGCTCTTGATGTGGACGAAATAAAAAATAAACTTCTTGATGAGGCGCTTTCAATACAAAAGGATGATATCCAAATGTGTAAACAGATCGGATTGAACGGTGCAATGTTGATCCCGGATAAGGCAAATATCTTAACACATTGCAATACTGGTTGGCTTGCAACTGGGGACTATGGGACTGCGCTTGGTGTAATTTACACTGCTTTTGAACAGGGGAAAAAGATCAAAGTTTATGTTGATGAGACAAGACCGCTTCTGCAAGGAGCTCGGCTTACGACATGGGAGCTGATGCAGAGGGGAATTGAAACGATTTTGATCACAGATAACATGGCTTCTTATCTTATGAAACTTGGAAAAGTTGACTGTGTGATCGTTGGTGCTGATAGAGTTGCTTTAAACGGCGATACTGCAAATAAAATTGGTACATATGGGCTTGCGATATCAGCAAAGTATCACGGCATACCTTTCTATGTCGCTTGTCCAACTTCTTCAATTGATTTCAATATAAAAACTGGGGATGAGATACCAATTGAGGAGCGAGGTTCGGAGGAAATCGTAGAATTCATGGGCAAGAGAATTGCGCCAGAAGGCGTTAAGACATTTTCACCGGCTTTTGATGTCACTCCGAACGATTTGATAAGCGCAATTATAACAGAGCATGGGGTTATATATCCACCTTTTGAAGAAAACATTCGGAAATTGAAGGAAAAAATTTCTTTTCGTGATTAGATGCTCAGCAAAACGGAAGCAGTTGTGTTAAAAGCGATGAAGTATAGGGAAACGAGCAAGATTGTAACTTTGTACACTAAAAAATTTGGCAAGATGAATGTAATTGCCAAGGGGGCGATGCTTACAACGAGCAAATTCGGAGCATCGCTTGAACCTATGTCTTACATCCTTGCTGTGTTATACAAAAAGGAAACAAGAGAACTTCAATTTCTTTCGCAAGCGGATATAGTTAAACCTTTTTTGAATCTTTATTCTAACTATGTTAAGATGACGCTTGGGCTTTCAATTTGTGAGATCGTTTATAAGTTGATCAAGTTTGAAGAAGAAAATGTAAAGATTTTTAAATTACTTGTTGACACGCTTGATAAACTTGACTTGGCCGAGAAAAACGAGATAAACTTGCTGTGGTTCTTTCTTGTTCATTTGCTTGAGGAAAGCGGTTTCAAAATTAATTTCAATTACTGCATCGCTTGTGGTCAAAAATTTAAAGATGAAAACTTAACTCAGAAGGTAGTTTTTCTACCTGATAAAGGTGGGTTTTTGTGCTCAAAATGTGCCTCTGGATTGGAGGTGGGCGTTTTTTATTCCGTTGCCACATATAAAAGTTTAAGTTGGATTGAAAGAGCAAAAGTTGAAAATGTAACAAATTTGAAACTTGCAAGTAATATAAATAATGAGATACAAAACTTGTTGACCAGCTATATGCGTGAGCACTTTGACGAGCCAGTGAATTTGAAATCGCTTGAAATTTATTATAAATTAAAGTGAAACAAAGTAGGTTTATAGTCCGTTATTATTTATGATGAAATTTAATTAAAAACAAAAACCTTGGTTGGAGGCAAAGAAACCATGACGAAAAAGCAAGTAATCGGAGCAATTGCACTTGTACTTGCGGGAATGTTATTCGGAGTTATTCTTGTATCGGGATTTAACGCTGTCAAGCCGATTGTAGCTTTTGATACTCCTGTTATTGGAGCACAAGATAAGCCAACGAACACAAAATTTGATATATTATCAACACAAAACGCTTTTGTTCAGGTAGCAAAGGAAGTTGTTCCAACTGTCGTTTCAATCAAAGTCGTTAGCAGAAGCGAAGGTCAAAGTCGTCCATTTGATTTCTTCCATTTCTTTGGACCTGATTTTGAATTTAGAATGCCGGATCCGAGACCGCAAGAAGGTATGGGTTCAGGGGTAATAATAACAAAAGATGGATATATTCTTACAAACAATCATGTCGTTGAAGGTGGAGAAAAAGGAAGTATAACGGTAACTCTTTGGGATGGCAGGGAATTTAAAGGCAAGCTAATAGGAAGGGATAAGTTAACGGATCTTGCTGTGATAAAAATTGAAGCGAAAGATCTACCTGTTGCAAGATTCGGAAATTCTGATGAGTTGCAAGTGGGGCAATGGGTCCTTGCGGTTGGAAATCCTCTTGGACTAAACCTTACGGTTACAGCTGGAATAGTAAGTGCGATGAGTAGAAATATAGGGATAATAAGGGATTCATACGGTGTTGAAAACTTTATACAAACTGATGCAGCAATTAATCCTGGCAATAGTGGTGGTCCGCTCGTTAATTTAAATGGTGAGGTCGTTGGGATAAATACCGCAATTGCTTCAAGGACTGGTTATTATCAAGGATATGGTTTCGCCATTCCTATAAATCTTGCTCGTAAAGTTGCGGAAGATATAATAAAATACGGAAAGGTAAGACGAGGAGTTCTTGGAGTGCAAATTTCTCAACTTGATGAATCAACCGCGAAAGGATTTGGGCTTGATAAACCGCGTGGGATTTTGGTTCAAGATGTTATATCTGGTAGCGCAGCTGAAGAAGCAGGGATTAAAAACGGAGATATAATTCTTGAATGCGATGGTAAAGAAGTTAATAAGCCAGGTGAACTTCAAGAGATAATTGCAAGAAAGCGACCTGGCGATAAGGTTAAATTAAAAATTTATCGTGATGGAAAGACATTTGAAGTCACCGCGACGTTGAAACCAAGAAAAGAGGATGAAGAGGTTGCGCAGGCAGAGGAAAGTAGACCACCAGCAAGGGAAATTGAGCCTGGAGTTGTTAACTTTGAAAAACTTGGTTTAACAGTTGCAAATCTTGATGAGGAAGCAAAAAACAAGCATAAAGTCAAAAACGGCGTCATAATCACAAAAGTTGAACCTTTTTCCGAAGCTTTTGACAAGGGAATTAGAGAAAATGACATAATCATTGAAGCAGACAGAAAACCAGTTCGCAATGTTGATGAGTTGAAAAAAATAATACAAAGTCATAAATCAGGTGAAGTTGTGCTTTTAAGAATTAAAACTTCTGCTGGAAATAGGTTTGTTGGGTTAACGATACCTTAAGGTAAAAAGAGGCGTGGCAAGTTTGCCACGCCTTTTTTGTTTTTAAAAAATTGACAAGATGTAAATTTTTTGTTATTTTTAGGTAGAATCAAAACTCATAGAGAAAGCAAATGAAAAAAGCTTTCGTCGTTATCTTTTTACTTTTGTTAACTAATTCTCTCTTATCTCAGGGTTCAGCAGGTGCAGGGGCTACTTTTCAGCAAAGATTCATAGTAGATATGCCAACCGCTGGACTTTTGAGGTCAAATAGCGTTTCGCTTGATGCCGATTTTTTTGCAGATGGAGGATTGATGCTTCGTCTTAATGCCTCTGCTTTTAACCGATTAAATTTCGGAATCTCGTATGGTGGTAGTAAAATAATTGGAAATGGAAATGTAAATTGGTATAAACTTCCTGGTGTAAATCTAAAAATTAGAATAATTGATGAAACGAAAAATTTCCCAGCGATCGCGATTGGATTTGATTCGCAAGGAAGAGAGAAATATGTTGATAGTTTGAAAAGATATGAGTTCAAATCTCCAGGATTTTTCATCGTAGGTAGTAAATCGTTTATCTTTCTTGGTTATGCTTCAGTTCACGGCGGTATAAATTATTCTCTTGAAAAAGACGACGGTGATAAATCAGTAAATTATTACATTGGCTTTGACAAAACCATCGGAAACGATCTCACATTTTCAATGGAGTATAATTTTGCTATAAATGATAATTCTGCGAACGCTCTCGGGAGTGGTAAAGGTTATTTGAATGCTGGTATAAGGTGGTCGCTCGGTAGCGGATTTACAATTGAATTCAATTGGAAAGATATCTTGCGCAATAAAGAGCCTGGAAATTCAAGAGTTGTGAAACTTGAGTATATTCAGTCGTTTTAAACGAATTTTTTATCAAATTTAAGTTGTTAAATTTATTGAGGTAAAAATTTAAAGGCAGCGAGGAGGTGGCAAAAATGAAAAAATTAATTTTAATTTTGTTTGCTGGGTTTTTGTTTTGGGGGTGTTATACGCAGATCGGAACGGTGAGAGAAGATGAAGGTTATTCAACTGCTGAAACGAGAAAAGAAAGCCGCATTTATAACGAAAGCTATAACCACGGTAGTTGGTTTTATCACAAATATGTTTATCGCTATTACCTACCTTATCCAAGGTATTATCTATTTTTTAAATACTACACACCAGGGTTTGGCATCGGCTGGAGTGAGTGGTGGTACTATGATCCGTATTGGTTTGATTATTATTGTTGGGATTGGGACTGGTATTGGTGGAACAGATATTGTAGCTTTTATTGGTATCTGCCAGCGTGGTATTATTATCCATGGTGGTATAGGGCACCTATCATTGTGATAATTAACAATTATCCACCTTATTCTGACAGATCTGATAGATCGGTTGTTTATAGACCGAGAAATTTTGGTTCAACTCGTGAAGGGGCGCGTGATGAAAGGGTAAGAAGCGAGTCAGGTTCGCAAACTGTGTCTCCACCATCAAGAAGTATTCCAAGAAGTTCTAGTGAAGGTATAAGAACTTCGTCTGACGATGGAAGTATGAGAAAACCATCTGGATCAGGTAGGGAAGTACCAAGAGTTGAAGAAAGAGGAGGTCGTGAAAGACCTCGTGAAATAGGCGCAACAAGAACTCCACAAAATCCAAGAGTTGTTCCAAGGTCAAATAGTAATGGTGATGAAAGCGTAGCACCGAGTCAGGATTCGGCGCCACCGCAAAGAACAAATCCACCGAGAAGATCTGGATCAACTAGAAATTTGATTCAAATTGATAGAGACAATTCCGGAAGGAGCACTTTGATTGAGGTACCAAGACAAAGTAGAGTTAACAATCCATCTTCAGTTTTGCAAGGTGGTTTCGTTGGAAGTTCATCAGATGACCGAAGAGGAGAACAAAAAAGACAAATTGGAAATAGAAGATGAGAAAATTATTTGGTTTCGGTTTATTGTTTTTAATTGGCTGCTATACAGTTTTAAAGCATCCTGAAATTAGTTACACTGATTCTGCTGGTGAAACCTACGTTTCTTATGTGTCATATAGAAGTGATTGTTTTAAATGCCATTCAAATGCTGAAATAGCGTATTATAATTTAATTCCAGCGCATAGCTCTTCACCTTGGGCTTACTACAATACTCCGTGGTGGTTATGGTGGTCGGAGAATTATAATGATACTGTCAAATCTCAAACCACAAATTCAATTAACGAAAATACAAGGGAATTTGGATCACGCAGATCTACATCAAGTAATAATAATTTCTTTACACCGCCGCCACCTACGAGAACTCCAACAAGATCTGAAACAGGGATGAGTTCGGATAGCTCGTCATCAATCGGAAAAGAAAGAGATTCAAAAACAGGTGAAGGACGAGATTCATCTGGCATTCGTTCTGAAGAAAACTCAAGAAACCAAGGTAGAGAATCTGAACAAAACAAGGAAGGTAAAAGAAACATAGGTTCAAAAAGAAGATGAGGAAAGGAGTTTTGCTTTTAATTCTTTTAGTTGATTTTATGTTAGCGCAATTTCCTGAGGATGCTTTGAGGTATTCAATTTTAAATTCAGGTGTCGGGGCGAGAGCAATCGGGCTTGGATTTGCATATATCGGTGTTTCTGATGATTATTCTGCGTTTTTTTGGAATCCCGCAGGGCTTGCACAAATAAGAAGATTTGAATTTGCAGGCGGTTTAAATTATTTATCGCTTACTAATTCAGCAAAGGTTTTTAACTATTCCAATTCTTTCAAAAATACAGCAACAAATTTGAACACTGTTGCTCTTGTTTTACCTGTCCCAACAATTCGTGGAAGTTTAGTTTTCGCTGGTGGTTATGCGCGTGTTTCTGATTTCACTGGGACTTTGTCAATCTCACTTTTTAACACTCAAAGCTCCATAGTTCCATCGCTTTATGATCCTGACCCTAATTATGATCTTGCGTGGAAGCTTGGGCTTGAAGATTCAACAGGCGCAACGCAGATCTTGAACAATGTCCATCAAAAGATTACTTTATACGAGAGCGGTGGGTTAAATCACTGGTTTGCTTCCGGCGCAATTGATATAGCAGAAAATTTATCTGTGGGACTTACTATTTCAATCGTCACTGGTAATTACAAATACGACAGAAAGTTTGATGAAACTGATACGCGAAACTTTTACAGAAATTATCCTTGGGATTTTAATCAACTGACGGTATCGGACATAGTTGATGCTACTGTAAATGGCTTTTCGGCAATTGCAGGTTTAATGTATAGAAGTAACTTTTTCAGAGTTGGATTGATCGCGAGATTACCATCATCTCTAAATGTCAGAGAAGATTATTCAAGGAGCGGAAAAAGTTCTTTTGACAAGGGCGATTCTTATTCCTATTCCTATTCTGGCATTTCAAAGTATAAAGTTCTTTCACCTTTTTATTTCGGAGGAGGGTTATCGTTCAATGTAAAAGATATAGTTATCGTTGCAGGTGATATCGTTTATGTTGATTGGCGACAAATGGAGTTTAAAAATAATCCTGATTTAGTTCAACTCAACAGAGATATAAAAGAAACATTTAGAGAGACAGTAAGTTTAAGTGGTGGGGTTGAGGTTTTGATGCCGTTCCTGCAACAGGTGAAGATAAGAGCAGGGTATAGCTATAGACCTTCACAATATGTAGAGGACGCTGGGATTTCAAGCAGAGCAACGAGATTGTTAACTCTTGGTTTTAGCGTTCTTTTACAAAAAACACTTTTAATAGATTTCGCATACACTGCAGGTAAATGGAGCACAATTCGGACGCAATATAGTTATACACTTGGTAATAACTAT is a window from the Candidatus Kryptonium sp. genome containing:
- a CDS encoding T9SS type A sorting domain-containing protein, translated to HWVALQVESPADVNITSVADKSSVNYPLQNAQDIPLPVQVTNITAKVVGSVVKIKIRTQTERDDFLGFNIYRSKENTSYVLVGSYLNHSALKAKGLGPYGGEYEFVDKVVESGKYFYKIEAVGRNGSKELDVVQVLIDIPKKYVLHQNYPNPFNPTTTIEFELPVSANVVLELYNISGQKVKELFSGKLPAGYHKVVVDGRDLASGVYFYVLRANDFVGVKKMVLVK
- a CDS encoding lamin tail domain-containing protein, whose translation is MKKIVLLFLVFLALPYKSSSQGYLRNDSVATHTSGITINEVSARSAIVDFNADGSTSTTTDRDEYIEIVNSSSEPIDISGWILGDNNYNYTIPSGTVLGPGNALVVFTNNADVSNFDPGPGNIVLSVPTTSFALANTNDAVGLKNSYGLYIEVYWGTGTLNSTFTSGATLVGSRVRLESWNEGQSQTRNPDYTGSWIQHPTISGVVNWSRNNPTRTLTNPKGSPGRYNYADIPLLVDFKFLNEVPNSFALYQNYPNPFNPITTIEFDIAKEADVKFEIFNLSGEKVVELINKRLSAGRYSVVVNLGDMPSGVYFYRLKAGEFIGVKKMILVK
- the galT gene encoding galactose-1-phosphate uridylyltransferase, which encodes MPEFRQNRATKNWVIVATERAKRPHDFLVKEELKQLPEFDPNCPFCPGNEQMTPPEVLRVDKNNQWQIRVVPNKYSALVSDIELKREMKFQFFRKITGYGFHYVIIETPKHNLTIATMTPEEVCEIFKTYLKLYKKFMSESNINTVIIFRNNGKRAGTSLEHPHSQLIASPIVPTHIRHLLEEATRYYDDHGSCVFCDMIKIEIYSNERVVYEDENFVVIEPFASISPFETWIMPKKHNACFGNITEAEACEIAFVVYLVLRQLYEKLNNPDYNYVIHSSPFKDANEEFYHWYIQILPRLTIPAGFELGSGIYITTALPEETAKFLKINKGAN
- the purL gene encoding phosphoribosylformylglycinamidine synthase subunit PurL; the protein is MNKRELAIELGLTSEEYDRIIQLIGREPTVEELGMFSVMWSEHCSYKNSIAVLKTLPRSGGRLLVSAGEENAGLVDIGDGLAIAFKIESHNHPSAIEPYQGAATGVGGILRDIFTMGARPIAIVDSLRFGDLSNPRVKYLFNGVVKGIADYGNSFGCPTVAGEVYFDKSYTQNPLVNAMAVGIVEHDRIVRAVAKGEGNPVLIVGSSTGRDGIHGATFASEEISEKSESKRPSVQVGDPFAEKLLLEATLEAIETGYVVGIQDMGAAGITCSTSEMSARGKSGMEIDLDLVPVREKGMTAYEILLSESQERMLMVVQKGFEDKIIEIFKKWDLNASIIGHVTSDGMLKIKKDGKIVVNIPADSLVVGGGAPVYYRDSKEPEYLKKVRDFNPYEIPQPSDLNEVFLKLISSPNIASKEWVYQQYDTMVRTNTVVLPGGDASVIRIKETNKAISIKADCNARYVYLNPYRGAMIAVAESARNVVCTGAEPVAITNCLNFGNPYKPEIFWQFKEAVRGMGDACRFFNTPVTGGNVSFYNESPDGAVYPTPVIGMLGIIDDLKFVTTANFKEPGDIIVLLGKNTDEIGGSEYLAWIYDKVLGDAPEIDLELEKKVQKACLEGIRLGLVKSAHDVSDGGIAVALAECCIIDKENILGCEVKLKDEIRPDFLLFGEGQSRIIVTVVPENLRKFEDICLANEVPYSVIGVVTETKKIKINDWIELDIEQVADLYYNSIRRIMEVV
- the mtnA gene encoding S-methyl-5-thioribose-1-phosphate isomerase, which encodes MVSRLRSIDWFDGKVRFIDQTKLPTELVIVETDDHKVLIEAIKKLKIRGAPAIGIAAGFGIYLGIKNFNEDDKEKLKISFENVCDEFAKTRPTAVNLFWAIERMKNVFHKNFALDVDEIKNKLLDEALSIQKDDIQMCKQIGLNGAMLIPDKANILTHCNTGWLATGDYGTALGVIYTAFEQGKKIKVYVDETRPLLQGARLTTWELMQRGIETILITDNMASYLMKLGKVDCVIVGADRVALNGDTANKIGTYGLAISAKYHGIPFYVACPTSSIDFNIKTGDEIPIEERGSEEIVEFMGKRIAPEGVKTFSPAFDVTPNDLISAIITEHGVIYPPFEENIRKLKEKISFRD